The Phacochoerus africanus isolate WHEZ1 chromosome 15, ROS_Pafr_v1, whole genome shotgun sequence genome has a segment encoding these proteins:
- the LOC125115821 gene encoding zinc finger protein 268-like isoform X2 has translation MAARVRTAAIWVPPLQERDSACERIRKPQGEESILSEETTEQRPLSGGEGQRHRSPRTEQVLEWLFISQEQLKTTKSWGPLSFMDVFVDFTWEEWQLLDPAQKHLYRSVMLENYSNLVSLGYQHTKPRIIFQLEQEEPRLMQIPSQGHPVFSFLDKVWEIDHMEWHREKQVKLGSVAKGYQCTTFGRLCLLSANYISSRQKLHTCVTHEKSLKYNIDFSNNYAGKNPNGFHAVRESFFHSKHEQAVIGIKYSETNEFGKAINRKSQLIYQPVHMRGKPFECSFCGKAFSAKSYVVVHQQTHAEEKPYKCNGCEKDFSSKSYFIVHQRTHAGEKLHECSECGKTFSFSSQLIIHQRIHTGKTPHECCECGKVFSRKVQLISHQRTHAGKKPYGCYECGKTFGLKSQLIVHQRIHTGEKPYECSDCQKTFNTKSNLMVHQRIHTGEKPYGCSECEKAFTFKSQLIVHQGAHTGVKPYGCNQCGKAFSLKSQLIVHQRSHTGVKPFGCSECGKAFRSKSYLIIHMRTHTGEKLHECSECGRAFSFNSQLVIHQRIHTGENPYECHECGKAFSRKYQLISHQRTHAGEKPYECSDCGKTFGLKSQLIIHQRTHTGEKPFECSDCQKAFNTKSNLIVHQRTHTGEKPYGCSECGKAFTFKSQLIVHQGAHTGVKPYGCNQCGKAFSLKSQLIVHQRSHTGVKPFGCSECGKAFRSKSYLIIHMRTHTGEKPHECSECGKSFSFNSQLIVHQRIHTGENPYECSECGKAFNRKDQLISHQRTHAGEKPYQCSECGKAFSSKSYLIIHMRTHSGEKPYECNKCRKAFIWKSLLIVHERTHAGENPYKCSQCGKSFSGKLQLVVHQKMHTREKPYECNECEKAFFRKSQLIVHQRIHSGEKPYGCSECGKTFSQKSILSAHQRTHTGEKPCKCTECGKAFCWKSQLIMHQRTHADEECIGELNVRNFVSKVNSQEVPESSNGRETL, from the exons GGACCATTGTCCTTCATGGATGTATTTGTTGACTTCACCTGGGAGGAGTGGCAACTGCTGGACCCAGCTCAGAAGCACCTATACAGGAGTGTGATGTTGGAGAACTATAGCAACCTGGTGTCCCTGG GGTATCAGCACACCAAACCCAGGATCATTTTCCAGTTGGAACAAGAAGAGCCACGGTTGATGCAAATCCCAAGTCAGGGCCATCCAG TATTTTCATTTCTAGATAAAGTGTGGGAAATTGATCATATGGAATGGCATCGGGAAAAACAAGTCAAGCTGGGAAGTGTTGCAAAAGGCTATCAGTGTACTACATTTGGAAGACTATGTCTTCTTAGTGCAAATTATATTTCTTCAAGACAAAAGCTTCATACATGTGTCACACATGAAAAGAGTTTGAAATATAATATAGATTTCAGTAATAATTATGCTGGAAAGAATCCTAATGGGTTTCATGCAGTTAGGGAATCATTCTTCCATTCTAAACATGAACAAGCAGTTATTGGAATAAAATACAGTGAAACTAATGAATTTGGAAAAGCTATCAACAGAAAGTCACAGCTCATATATCAGCCAGTGCATATGAGAGGGAAACCCTTTGAATGCAGTTTctgtgggaaggccttcagtgCCAAGTCCTATGTTGTGGTACATCAGCAAACTCATGCAGAAGAAAAACCCTACAAATGCAATGGATGTGAGAAAGACTTCAGCAGTAAGTCCTACTTCATTGTTCATCAGAGAACTCATGCAGGAGAGAAACTCCAtgaatgcagtgaatgtgggaaaactTTCAGTTTCAGTTCACAACTCATTATACATCAGCGAATTCACACAGGGAAGACTCCCCATGAATGCTGTGAATGTGGAAAAGTCTTCAGTAGGAAAGTTCAGCTCATTTCACACCAGAGAACTCATGCAGGAAAGAAACCTTATGGGTGTTATGAATGTGGGAAAACTTTTGGCTTGAAATCACAGCTCATtgtacatcagagaattcatacaggAGAGAAGCCCTATGAATGCAGTGATTGTCAGAAAACTTTTAATACAAAGTCCAACCTTATGgtacatcagagaattcacacaggagagaaaccttatgGTTGTAGTGAATGTGAGAAAGCCTTTACTTTCAAGTCACAGCTCATTGTACATCAGGGAGCGCACACTGGGGTAAAACCCTATGGATGTAATCAGtgtggaaaagctttcagtttgaaGTCACAGCTCATTGTACATCAGAGGAGTCACACAGGAGTGAAACCCTTTggatgcagtgaatgtgggaaagctttcagaaGTAAATCCTACCTCATTATACATATGAGgactcacactggagagaagctCCAtgaatgcagtgaatgtgggagaGCCTTCAGTTTTAACTCCCAACTCGTTatacatcagagaattcacacagGGGAGAATCCCTATGAGTGccatgaatgtgggaaagccttcagtcGGAAATACCAACTCATTTCACACCAGAGAACTCATGCAGGGGAGAAGCCCTATGAATGCAGTGACTGTGGGAAAACTTTTGGTTTGAAATCACAGCTCATTATACATCAGAGAACTCATACAGGGGAGAAACCCTTTGAATGCAGTGATTGTCAGAAAGCCTTTAATACAAAGTCAAACCTTATTGTACATCAGAGAACACACACGGGGGAGAAACCTTATGGTTgtagtgaatgtgggaaagcctttactTTCAAGTCACAACTCATTGTACATCAGGGAGCACATACTGGGGTAAAACCCTATGGATGTAAtcagtgtgggaaagcctttagtTTGAAGTCACAGCTCATTGTACATCAGAGGAGTCACACAGGAGTGAAACCCTTTggatgcagtgaatgtgggaaagctttcagaaGTAAATCCTACCTCATTATACATATGAGGACTCATACCGGGGAGAAACCACATGAGTGCAGTGAGTGCGGGAAATCCTTCAGTTTCAATTCACAACTTATTgtacatcagagaattcacacagGAGAAAATCCCTAtgaatgcagtgaatgtgggaaagcctttaatagaaaagatcaactCATCTCACATCAGAGAACTCATGCTGGGGAGAAACCTTACCAGTGCAGtgagtgtgggaaagcctttagtAGCAAGTCATACCTTATTATACACATGAGAACTCATTCAGGAGAGAAACCATATGAATGTAACAAATGTAGAAAAGCCTTCATTTGGAAGTCACTACTTATTGTGCATGAGCGAACTCATGCAGGGGAAAACCCTTATAAATGTAGTCAGTGTGGTAAATCCTTCAGTGGAAAATTACAGcttgttgtacatcagaaaatGCACACAAGAGAGAAGCCCTATGAATGCAATGAGTGTGAAAAAGCCTTCTTTAGGAAATCTCAGCTCATTGTACATCAGAGGATTCATTCAGGGGAGAAACCCTATGGATGTAGTGAATGTGGAAAAACCTTCTCTCAGAAATCAATTCTCAGTGCACATCAGAGGactcatacaggagagaaaccctgTAAATGCactgaatgtgggaaagccttttgTTGGAAGTCACAGCTCATTATGCATCAGAGAACTCATGCAGATGAGGAATGTATTGGTGAATTAAATGTAAGAAACTTTGTCTCAAAAGTCAATTCACAGGAAGTTCCAGAAAGTTCAAACGGAAGAGAGACTCTGTAA
- the LOC125115821 gene encoding zinc finger protein 268-like isoform X3, whose amino-acid sequence MEWHREKQVKLGSVAKGYQCTTFGRLCLLSANYISSRQKLHTCVTHEKSLKYNIDFSNNYAGKNPNGFHAVRESFFHSKHEQAVIGIKYSETNEFGKAINRKSQLIYQPVHMRGKPFECSFCGKAFSAKSYVVVHQQTHAEEKPYKCNGCEKDFSSKSYFIVHQRTHAGEKLHECSECGKTFSFSSQLIIHQRIHTGKTPHECCECGKVFSRKVQLISHQRTHAGKKPYGCYECGKTFGLKSQLIVHQRIHTGEKPYECSDCQKTFNTKSNLMVHQRIHTGEKPYGCSECEKAFTFKSQLIVHQGAHTGVKPYGCNQCGKAFSLKSQLIVHQRSHTGVKPFGCSECGKAFRSKSYLIIHMRTHTGEKLHECSECGRAFSFNSQLVIHQRIHTGENPYECHECGKAFSRKYQLISHQRTHAGEKPYECSDCGKTFGLKSQLIIHQRTHTGEKPFECSDCQKAFNTKSNLIVHQRTHTGEKPYGCSECGKAFTFKSQLIVHQGAHTGVKPYGCNQCGKAFSLKSQLIVHQRSHTGVKPFGCSECGKAFRSKSYLIIHMRTHTGEKPHECSECGKSFSFNSQLIVHQRIHTGENPYECSECGKAFNRKDQLISHQRTHAGEKPYQCSECGKAFSSKSYLIIHMRTHSGEKPYECNKCRKAFIWKSLLIVHERTHAGENPYKCSQCGKSFSGKLQLVVHQKMHTREKPYECNECEKAFFRKSQLIVHQRIHSGEKPYGCSECGKTFSQKSILSAHQRTHTGEKPCKCTECGKAFCWKSQLIMHQRTHADEECIGELNVRNFVSKVNSQEVPESSNGRETL is encoded by the coding sequence ATGGAATGGCATCGGGAAAAACAAGTCAAGCTGGGAAGTGTTGCAAAAGGCTATCAGTGTACTACATTTGGAAGACTATGTCTTCTTAGTGCAAATTATATTTCTTCAAGACAAAAGCTTCATACATGTGTCACACATGAAAAGAGTTTGAAATATAATATAGATTTCAGTAATAATTATGCTGGAAAGAATCCTAATGGGTTTCATGCAGTTAGGGAATCATTCTTCCATTCTAAACATGAACAAGCAGTTATTGGAATAAAATACAGTGAAACTAATGAATTTGGAAAAGCTATCAACAGAAAGTCACAGCTCATATATCAGCCAGTGCATATGAGAGGGAAACCCTTTGAATGCAGTTTctgtgggaaggccttcagtgCCAAGTCCTATGTTGTGGTACATCAGCAAACTCATGCAGAAGAAAAACCCTACAAATGCAATGGATGTGAGAAAGACTTCAGCAGTAAGTCCTACTTCATTGTTCATCAGAGAACTCATGCAGGAGAGAAACTCCAtgaatgcagtgaatgtgggaaaactTTCAGTTTCAGTTCACAACTCATTATACATCAGCGAATTCACACAGGGAAGACTCCCCATGAATGCTGTGAATGTGGAAAAGTCTTCAGTAGGAAAGTTCAGCTCATTTCACACCAGAGAACTCATGCAGGAAAGAAACCTTATGGGTGTTATGAATGTGGGAAAACTTTTGGCTTGAAATCACAGCTCATtgtacatcagagaattcatacaggAGAGAAGCCCTATGAATGCAGTGATTGTCAGAAAACTTTTAATACAAAGTCCAACCTTATGgtacatcagagaattcacacaggagagaaaccttatgGTTGTAGTGAATGTGAGAAAGCCTTTACTTTCAAGTCACAGCTCATTGTACATCAGGGAGCGCACACTGGGGTAAAACCCTATGGATGTAATCAGtgtggaaaagctttcagtttgaaGTCACAGCTCATTGTACATCAGAGGAGTCACACAGGAGTGAAACCCTTTggatgcagtgaatgtgggaaagctttcagaaGTAAATCCTACCTCATTATACATATGAGgactcacactggagagaagctCCAtgaatgcagtgaatgtgggagaGCCTTCAGTTTTAACTCCCAACTCGTTatacatcagagaattcacacagGGGAGAATCCCTATGAGTGccatgaatgtgggaaagccttcagtcGGAAATACCAACTCATTTCACACCAGAGAACTCATGCAGGGGAGAAGCCCTATGAATGCAGTGACTGTGGGAAAACTTTTGGTTTGAAATCACAGCTCATTATACATCAGAGAACTCATACAGGGGAGAAACCCTTTGAATGCAGTGATTGTCAGAAAGCCTTTAATACAAAGTCAAACCTTATTGTACATCAGAGAACACACACGGGGGAGAAACCTTATGGTTgtagtgaatgtgggaaagcctttactTTCAAGTCACAACTCATTGTACATCAGGGAGCACATACTGGGGTAAAACCCTATGGATGTAAtcagtgtgggaaagcctttagtTTGAAGTCACAGCTCATTGTACATCAGAGGAGTCACACAGGAGTGAAACCCTTTggatgcagtgaatgtgggaaagctttcagaaGTAAATCCTACCTCATTATACATATGAGGACTCATACCGGGGAGAAACCACATGAGTGCAGTGAGTGCGGGAAATCCTTCAGTTTCAATTCACAACTTATTgtacatcagagaattcacacagGAGAAAATCCCTAtgaatgcagtgaatgtgggaaagcctttaatagaaaagatcaactCATCTCACATCAGAGAACTCATGCTGGGGAGAAACCTTACCAGTGCAGtgagtgtgggaaagcctttagtAGCAAGTCATACCTTATTATACACATGAGAACTCATTCAGGAGAGAAACCATATGAATGTAACAAATGTAGAAAAGCCTTCATTTGGAAGTCACTACTTATTGTGCATGAGCGAACTCATGCAGGGGAAAACCCTTATAAATGTAGTCAGTGTGGTAAATCCTTCAGTGGAAAATTACAGcttgttgtacatcagaaaatGCACACAAGAGAGAAGCCCTATGAATGCAATGAGTGTGAAAAAGCCTTCTTTAGGAAATCTCAGCTCATTGTACATCAGAGGATTCATTCAGGGGAGAAACCCTATGGATGTAGTGAATGTGGAAAAACCTTCTCTCAGAAATCAATTCTCAGTGCACATCAGAGGactcatacaggagagaaaccctgTAAATGCactgaatgtgggaaagccttttgTTGGAAGTCACAGCTCATTATGCATCAGAGAACTCATGCAGATGAGGAATGTATTGGTGAATTAAATGTAAGAAACTTTGTCTCAAAAGTCAATTCACAGGAAGTTCCAGAAAGTTCAAACGGAAGAGAGACTCTGTAA
- the LOC125115821 gene encoding zinc finger protein 268-like isoform X1 — protein sequence MAARVRTAAIWVPPLQERDSACERIRKPQGEESILSEETTEQRPLSGGEGQRHRSPRTEQVLEWLFISQEQLKTTKSWGPLSFMDVFVDFTWEEWQLLDPAQKHLYRSVMLENYSNLVSLGYQHTKPRIIFQLEQEEPRLMQIPSQGHPDKVWEIDHMEWHREKQVKLGSVAKGYQCTTFGRLCLLSANYISSRQKLHTCVTHEKSLKYNIDFSNNYAGKNPNGFHAVRESFFHSKHEQAVIGIKYSETNEFGKAINRKSQLIYQPVHMRGKPFECSFCGKAFSAKSYVVVHQQTHAEEKPYKCNGCEKDFSSKSYFIVHQRTHAGEKLHECSECGKTFSFSSQLIIHQRIHTGKTPHECCECGKVFSRKVQLISHQRTHAGKKPYGCYECGKTFGLKSQLIVHQRIHTGEKPYECSDCQKTFNTKSNLMVHQRIHTGEKPYGCSECEKAFTFKSQLIVHQGAHTGVKPYGCNQCGKAFSLKSQLIVHQRSHTGVKPFGCSECGKAFRSKSYLIIHMRTHTGEKLHECSECGRAFSFNSQLVIHQRIHTGENPYECHECGKAFSRKYQLISHQRTHAGEKPYECSDCGKTFGLKSQLIIHQRTHTGEKPFECSDCQKAFNTKSNLIVHQRTHTGEKPYGCSECGKAFTFKSQLIVHQGAHTGVKPYGCNQCGKAFSLKSQLIVHQRSHTGVKPFGCSECGKAFRSKSYLIIHMRTHTGEKPHECSECGKSFSFNSQLIVHQRIHTGENPYECSECGKAFNRKDQLISHQRTHAGEKPYQCSECGKAFSSKSYLIIHMRTHSGEKPYECNKCRKAFIWKSLLIVHERTHAGENPYKCSQCGKSFSGKLQLVVHQKMHTREKPYECNECEKAFFRKSQLIVHQRIHSGEKPYGCSECGKTFSQKSILSAHQRTHTGEKPCKCTECGKAFCWKSQLIMHQRTHADEECIGELNVRNFVSKVNSQEVPESSNGRETL from the exons GGACCATTGTCCTTCATGGATGTATTTGTTGACTTCACCTGGGAGGAGTGGCAACTGCTGGACCCAGCTCAGAAGCACCTATACAGGAGTGTGATGTTGGAGAACTATAGCAACCTGGTGTCCCTGG GGTATCAGCACACCAAACCCAGGATCATTTTCCAGTTGGAACAAGAAGAGCCACGGTTGATGCAAATCCCAAGTCAGGGCCATCCAG ATAAAGTGTGGGAAATTGATCATATGGAATGGCATCGGGAAAAACAAGTCAAGCTGGGAAGTGTTGCAAAAGGCTATCAGTGTACTACATTTGGAAGACTATGTCTTCTTAGTGCAAATTATATTTCTTCAAGACAAAAGCTTCATACATGTGTCACACATGAAAAGAGTTTGAAATATAATATAGATTTCAGTAATAATTATGCTGGAAAGAATCCTAATGGGTTTCATGCAGTTAGGGAATCATTCTTCCATTCTAAACATGAACAAGCAGTTATTGGAATAAAATACAGTGAAACTAATGAATTTGGAAAAGCTATCAACAGAAAGTCACAGCTCATATATCAGCCAGTGCATATGAGAGGGAAACCCTTTGAATGCAGTTTctgtgggaaggccttcagtgCCAAGTCCTATGTTGTGGTACATCAGCAAACTCATGCAGAAGAAAAACCCTACAAATGCAATGGATGTGAGAAAGACTTCAGCAGTAAGTCCTACTTCATTGTTCATCAGAGAACTCATGCAGGAGAGAAACTCCAtgaatgcagtgaatgtgggaaaactTTCAGTTTCAGTTCACAACTCATTATACATCAGCGAATTCACACAGGGAAGACTCCCCATGAATGCTGTGAATGTGGAAAAGTCTTCAGTAGGAAAGTTCAGCTCATTTCACACCAGAGAACTCATGCAGGAAAGAAACCTTATGGGTGTTATGAATGTGGGAAAACTTTTGGCTTGAAATCACAGCTCATtgtacatcagagaattcatacaggAGAGAAGCCCTATGAATGCAGTGATTGTCAGAAAACTTTTAATACAAAGTCCAACCTTATGgtacatcagagaattcacacaggagagaaaccttatgGTTGTAGTGAATGTGAGAAAGCCTTTACTTTCAAGTCACAGCTCATTGTACATCAGGGAGCGCACACTGGGGTAAAACCCTATGGATGTAATCAGtgtggaaaagctttcagtttgaaGTCACAGCTCATTGTACATCAGAGGAGTCACACAGGAGTGAAACCCTTTggatgcagtgaatgtgggaaagctttcagaaGTAAATCCTACCTCATTATACATATGAGgactcacactggagagaagctCCAtgaatgcagtgaatgtgggagaGCCTTCAGTTTTAACTCCCAACTCGTTatacatcagagaattcacacagGGGAGAATCCCTATGAGTGccatgaatgtgggaaagccttcagtcGGAAATACCAACTCATTTCACACCAGAGAACTCATGCAGGGGAGAAGCCCTATGAATGCAGTGACTGTGGGAAAACTTTTGGTTTGAAATCACAGCTCATTATACATCAGAGAACTCATACAGGGGAGAAACCCTTTGAATGCAGTGATTGTCAGAAAGCCTTTAATACAAAGTCAAACCTTATTGTACATCAGAGAACACACACGGGGGAGAAACCTTATGGTTgtagtgaatgtgggaaagcctttactTTCAAGTCACAACTCATTGTACATCAGGGAGCACATACTGGGGTAAAACCCTATGGATGTAAtcagtgtgggaaagcctttagtTTGAAGTCACAGCTCATTGTACATCAGAGGAGTCACACAGGAGTGAAACCCTTTggatgcagtgaatgtgggaaagctttcagaaGTAAATCCTACCTCATTATACATATGAGGACTCATACCGGGGAGAAACCACATGAGTGCAGTGAGTGCGGGAAATCCTTCAGTTTCAATTCACAACTTATTgtacatcagagaattcacacagGAGAAAATCCCTAtgaatgcagtgaatgtgggaaagcctttaatagaaaagatcaactCATCTCACATCAGAGAACTCATGCTGGGGAGAAACCTTACCAGTGCAGtgagtgtgggaaagcctttagtAGCAAGTCATACCTTATTATACACATGAGAACTCATTCAGGAGAGAAACCATATGAATGTAACAAATGTAGAAAAGCCTTCATTTGGAAGTCACTACTTATTGTGCATGAGCGAACTCATGCAGGGGAAAACCCTTATAAATGTAGTCAGTGTGGTAAATCCTTCAGTGGAAAATTACAGcttgttgtacatcagaaaatGCACACAAGAGAGAAGCCCTATGAATGCAATGAGTGTGAAAAAGCCTTCTTTAGGAAATCTCAGCTCATTGTACATCAGAGGATTCATTCAGGGGAGAAACCCTATGGATGTAGTGAATGTGGAAAAACCTTCTCTCAGAAATCAATTCTCAGTGCACATCAGAGGactcatacaggagagaaaccctgTAAATGCactgaatgtgggaaagccttttgTTGGAAGTCACAGCTCATTATGCATCAGAGAACTCATGCAGATGAGGAATGTATTGGTGAATTAAATGTAAGAAACTTTGTCTCAAAAGTCAATTCACAGGAAGTTCCAGAAAGTTCAAACGGAAGAGAGACTCTGTAA